The Flavobacterium sp. 123 genome contains a region encoding:
- a CDS encoding FAD-binding and (Fe-S)-binding domain-containing protein — protein sequence MLNPLQLKQLSQSLEGTLLYDELHKTIYSTDASVYKIKPQAVALPKTVDDICKLIEFANTNKISITPRTAGTSLAGQTVGSGIIVDVSKHFTKIVSFDADKKTVTVQPGVIRDELNLFLKPHGLFFGPNTSTTNRCMIGGMVGNNSSGTTSIRYGVTRDKIVEIKAILSDGSPVVFKELSTAEFLEKTKGDSLESKIYKTIYDELSVVENQNEIIKEFPKPEIHRRNTGYAIDLLLKSELFSGTEKTINLGKLLCGSEGTLAFTTEITLKVDDLPPANNVMVVAHFHTIKESLEAVVTAMKHHLYTCEMMDDTILNCTKTNREQAKNRFFIQGDPKAVIMLEVASHSKEDAERQADDLIADLEKNNFGYALPKIYGSDIDKINDLRKAGLGLLGSIVGDDKAADSIEDTAVELHDLPNYIEEFAAMMSKYNQEAIYYAHAGAGEIHLRPVLNLKKKEDLKLFRIIATEVAVLVKKYRGSLSGEHGDGIVRGEFLPFMIGETNYNLLKRIKNAFDPNAILNKGKIIDTPKMDENLRMVAGRVEPEIQTIQDFSDSMGILRAAEKCNGSGDCRKMPSAGGTLCPSYRATRNEKDTTRARANALREYLTNSDKENKFDYEELYKVFELCVSCKACASECPSNVDVASLKAEFLYQYQKANGFSLRNKIFAFNAKLNNLGSITPKLTNYMVNLPFVKNKMGIASKRQVPLLAPKTFRKWHEKNVNSIQNGSFPNGKIYLFCDEFTNFYDVSVGIDAFELLTKLGYEVLIIDHEESGRSFISKGFLEQAKAIATINVDIFSSIITDDCPLVGIEPSAILTFRDEYLRLADDKESAQSISKNVFTIEEFFKKEITLGRITSDQFSDVKKEIKIHGHCHQKSLSSVEATFSMLNLPKNNSVTIYNSGCCGMAGSFGYEKEHYDISMQMGEDTLFPKIRATEQTVAIAAAGTSCRHQIYDGTNREALHPVTILKSCLK from the coding sequence ATGTTAAATCCTTTGCAATTAAAGCAATTATCCCAATCTTTGGAGGGAACACTTTTATATGATGAACTTCATAAAACCATATATTCAACTGACGCTTCTGTCTATAAAATAAAACCACAAGCTGTAGCATTACCAAAAACGGTTGATGATATCTGTAAACTTATTGAGTTTGCCAATACAAATAAAATCTCCATAACGCCAAGAACCGCAGGAACTTCCTTAGCTGGGCAAACGGTTGGTAGTGGGATTATTGTAGATGTTTCTAAACATTTTACAAAAATAGTTTCTTTTGATGCTGATAAAAAAACAGTAACCGTACAACCGGGTGTTATTCGGGATGAATTAAATTTATTTTTGAAGCCACATGGTTTGTTTTTTGGACCTAATACATCAACTACTAATCGATGTATGATAGGAGGGATGGTCGGTAATAATTCATCTGGAACAACTTCGATTCGGTATGGAGTTACGAGAGATAAAATTGTCGAAATTAAAGCGATTTTGAGTGATGGATCTCCAGTTGTTTTTAAGGAACTTTCCACAGCAGAATTTTTAGAAAAAACTAAAGGAGATTCTCTTGAAAGTAAAATTTACAAAACTATTTATGATGAACTTTCGGTTGTTGAAAATCAAAATGAAATTATAAAAGAGTTTCCTAAGCCTGAAATTCACAGGCGAAATACAGGATATGCGATTGATTTATTATTGAAGTCTGAATTGTTTTCGGGTACTGAAAAAACGATTAATCTTGGTAAACTACTTTGCGGAAGTGAAGGGACATTAGCATTTACAACAGAAATTACACTAAAAGTAGATGATTTGCCTCCTGCCAATAATGTTATGGTAGTAGCTCATTTTCATACTATAAAAGAAAGTTTAGAAGCGGTAGTTACCGCAATGAAACATCATTTGTACACTTGTGAGATGATGGATGATACTATTTTAAATTGTACCAAAACAAATAGGGAACAAGCAAAAAACAGGTTTTTTATACAAGGTGATCCAAAAGCTGTTATTATGCTGGAAGTTGCCTCTCATTCTAAGGAAGATGCAGAGCGACAAGCAGATGATTTGATTGCAGATCTTGAGAAAAATAATTTTGGTTATGCCTTGCCTAAAATTTACGGTTCCGATATTGATAAAATAAATGATTTGCGTAAAGCAGGTTTAGGACTTTTAGGAAGCATTGTAGGCGATGATAAAGCCGCAGATTCTATTGAAGATACAGCGGTTGAATTGCATGATTTGCCTAATTATATCGAAGAATTTGCAGCAATGATGAGCAAATACAATCAGGAAGCAATCTATTATGCGCATGCAGGTGCTGGGGAAATCCATTTAAGGCCTGTTTTGAATTTAAAGAAAAAAGAAGATTTAAAACTTTTCAGAATCATTGCCACCGAAGTAGCGGTTTTAGTTAAAAAATACCGTGGTTCCTTAAGTGGTGAGCATGGTGATGGAATTGTTCGTGGTGAATTTCTTCCTTTTATGATCGGGGAAACCAATTATAATTTATTGAAACGAATAAAAAACGCTTTCGATCCTAATGCCATTTTGAATAAAGGTAAAATTATCGATACTCCTAAAATGGATGAAAATCTTAGAATGGTAGCGGGTAGGGTTGAACCAGAGATTCAAACCATTCAGGATTTCTCAGATAGTATGGGGATTTTGCGTGCAGCTGAAAAATGTAATGGTTCGGGAGATTGTAGAAAAATGCCTTCGGCTGGCGGTACTTTATGTCCAAGTTATAGAGCTACAAGAAACGAAAAAGATACCACCCGTGCTCGTGCTAATGCTTTGAGAGAATACCTGACCAATTCTGATAAAGAGAATAAATTTGATTATGAGGAATTGTATAAAGTTTTTGAATTGTGTGTGAGTTGCAAAGCTTGTGCTAGCGAATGTCCTAGTAATGTAGATGTTGCGTCTTTGAAAGCAGAATTCTTATATCAATATCAAAAAGCGAATGGATTTTCGTTGCGTAATAAAATATTTGCATTCAATGCCAAATTAAATAATCTAGGAAGCATCACGCCAAAGCTTACTAATTATATGGTTAATCTGCCTTTTGTAAAAAATAAAATGGGAATTGCTTCTAAGCGACAAGTTCCGCTTTTGGCTCCAAAAACATTTAGAAAGTGGCATGAGAAAAATGTCAATTCAATCCAAAACGGTTCTTTTCCGAATGGAAAAATATATTTGTTTTGCGATGAATTTACTAACTTTTACGATGTTTCAGTTGGAATTGATGCTTTCGAATTGCTAACAAAATTAGGATATGAAGTTCTGATTATCGATCATGAAGAAAGTGGAAGATCATTTATATCTAAAGGGTTTTTAGAACAAGCAAAGGCTATTGCAACTATAAATGTTGACATTTTTTCTTCTATTATTACGGATGATTGTCCTTTAGTTGGAATTGAGCCATCAGCAATATTGACTTTTAGAGATGAGTACCTTCGACTAGCAGATGATAAAGAAAGCGCGCAAAGTATATCTAAAAATGTATTTACAATCGAGGAGTTTTTCAAAAAAGAAATCACTTTAGGAAGAATTACTTCAGACCAATTTTCGGATGTAAAAAAAGAAATTAAAATTCACGGACATTGTCATCAAAAATCACTGAGTTCTGTTGAAGCTACATTTTCGATGCTAAATCTACCTAAAAACAATTCAGTAACCATTTATAATTCAGGATGTTGTGGAATGGCTGGTTCTTTTGGTTATGAAAAAGAGCATTATGATATTAGTATGCAAATGGGGGAAGATACTTTGTTTCCTAAGATTAGAGCTACTGAACAAACGGTTGCAATTGCTGCTGCAGGAACAAGTTGTCGTCATCAGATTTATGATGGAACAAATAGAGAAGCACTTCATCCAGTTACAATCTTGAAAAGTTGTCTGAAGTAA
- a CDS encoding glycoside hydrolase family 10 protein: MIQNKSFVLLILACFLSFLDGTAQKKILYPKNEFRAVWIATVVNIDWPKNGVDSVDKQKADFIEILDTYKKLNYNAIIVQIRSVGDAFYPSQLAPWSRFLTGKEGQAPKPYYDTLEWMIAETHARGFEFHAWLNPYRATFDLKTENLSPNHDFYKHPDWMIKYGGKYYYNPALPEVQAHLIKVVEEVVKNYDIDAIHFDDYFYPYTINGEKFNDTASYEKYGNGLSLADWRRSNVSNFVKNISSTIKQNKPWVQFGISPFGVWRNKSMDPKGSDTDSGQTNYDDLFADPLAWMENNWIDYILPQLYWSLDHPKASYSKLLKWWSENSKNTAIYIGNSTYKIRSDGDKRWNLPNEIPNQIDFTRTFTNVQGNAYFSAKWFINQNQDVAQMLMENQYKYPALPLAVPNLKKIVIDVPEINSVKNLSDSFLLNIKYPLNSKVRYVVVYCAKNKAQIDVNDPSQIIDKIAFKEKSDAITITLPKEKLDTNTTCEITFIDFYGNESVGSIIDLQ, from the coding sequence ATGATTCAGAATAAATCTTTTGTACTACTTATTTTGGCATGCTTTCTTTCTTTTTTGGATGGAACTGCACAAAAGAAAATACTATACCCTAAAAACGAATTTAGAGCTGTTTGGATAGCAACAGTAGTTAATATTGATTGGCCAAAAAACGGCGTTGACTCTGTTGACAAACAAAAAGCTGACTTTATTGAAATTTTAGATACCTATAAAAAATTAAACTATAACGCAATTATTGTTCAAATAAGGAGTGTTGGAGATGCATTTTATCCTTCTCAATTAGCACCTTGGTCTCGATTTTTGACGGGGAAAGAAGGTCAGGCACCAAAACCATATTATGACACCCTTGAGTGGATGATTGCCGAAACACATGCTAGAGGTTTCGAATTTCATGCTTGGTTAAATCCGTATCGTGCTACATTCGATTTAAAAACAGAAAATTTAAGTCCGAATCATGATTTTTATAAACATCCGGATTGGATGATTAAATATGGTGGGAAATATTACTACAATCCAGCATTGCCTGAAGTACAAGCACATTTAATAAAAGTTGTAGAAGAAGTAGTTAAAAACTATGATATTGATGCCATCCATTTTGATGACTATTTTTACCCTTACACTATAAATGGTGAGAAATTTAACGACACCGCTTCGTATGAAAAATATGGAAATGGTCTTAGCTTAGCGGATTGGAGACGTTCGAATGTGAGCAATTTTGTGAAAAATATTTCTTCAACTATCAAACAAAACAAACCATGGGTGCAATTTGGAATTAGCCCTTTTGGAGTTTGGCGCAATAAATCTATGGATCCAAAAGGTTCTGATACTGATTCTGGACAAACTAATTATGACGACTTGTTCGCAGATCCTTTGGCATGGATGGAAAACAATTGGATTGATTATATTTTACCACAATTATATTGGAGTTTAGATCATCCTAAAGCTTCTTATTCAAAACTCTTAAAATGGTGGTCTGAAAATTCTAAAAACACTGCTATTTATATTGGCAACAGTACTTATAAAATTCGATCTGATGGGGATAAACGATGGAACCTTCCGAATGAAATTCCTAACCAAATTGATTTCACCAGAACATTTACTAATGTGCAAGGAAATGCCTATTTCAGTGCTAAATGGTTTATCAATCAGAATCAGGATGTGGCCCAAATGTTAATGGAAAATCAATACAAATATCCTGCACTTCCATTGGCTGTGCCTAATTTAAAAAAGATTGTAATTGATGTCCCTGAAATTAACTCTGTTAAAAATCTAAGCGACTCATTTCTTCTAAATATCAAATATCCGCTGAATAGTAAAGTGCGATATGTAGTGGTTTATTGTGCAAAAAACAAAGCTCAAATTGATGTTAATGATCCAAGCCAAATTATTGATAAAATTGCCTTTAAGGAAAAAAGTGATGCTATTACAATTACATTACCAAAAGAGAAATTAGATACTAACACCACCTGCGAAATTACTTTTATTGATTTTTATGGTAATGAAAGTGTGGGTTCAATTATCGATTTGCAATAA
- a CDS encoding MFS transporter, whose product MKIDNKPWFWIPVLNFASGLPYAIIISVSVIMYKSLGINNEDIGIYTSLLYLPWVIKPLWSPFIDLYSTKRKWFLSMQLLISIAFLLVGLSIPVSQFFVVSLAIFWVAAFASASNDVASDGFYLLALPKEQQSFFLGIRSTFYRLSMLTGNGLIVIIAGYLEQEFGDKHKAWSYTMIFVAILMAVITLYNYFSTPNTEHSETVNNTETRESKSFNTVFISFFQKKQIGLVMIFILVFRLGESQLLKMLTPFLIDEKAVGGMGLTTQDVGIIYGTFGVLSLVIGGILGGIAISKNGLGKWMLPMILMMHLPIIGFILLSHFHPESIFYIYITIIVEQFGYGFGFAAFMMFLIYVAEGESKTSHYAIATGFMALGMMLPGMLSGYIQEYLGYANFFIWVFCATIPGLILSRFLIFPSDFGKKAKI is encoded by the coding sequence ATGAAAATAGACAATAAACCTTGGTTTTGGATTCCTGTATTAAACTTCGCTTCTGGCTTACCTTATGCAATTATTATTTCGGTTTCGGTAATTATGTATAAAAGTTTAGGTATCAATAATGAAGACATTGGAATTTACACCAGTTTATTGTATCTCCCTTGGGTAATAAAACCATTATGGAGTCCATTTATTGACCTGTATAGCACCAAACGAAAGTGGTTTTTGAGCATGCAATTACTCATATCAATTGCTTTTTTGTTAGTAGGTTTAAGCATTCCTGTAAGCCAATTTTTTGTTGTCAGTTTAGCCATTTTTTGGGTAGCTGCATTTGCTTCTGCTTCAAATGATGTGGCTAGTGATGGTTTTTATTTATTGGCTTTGCCCAAAGAACAACAGTCCTTTTTTTTAGGAATCCGAAGTACTTTTTACCGCCTTTCTATGTTAACTGGAAACGGTTTAATTGTAATTATTGCTGGTTATCTCGAACAAGAATTTGGCGACAAGCATAAAGCATGGTCTTACACTATGATTTTTGTAGCCATCCTAATGGCTGTGATTACGCTTTACAATTATTTTTCTACTCCTAACACAGAGCATTCAGAGACTGTTAATAATACGGAAACTAGAGAAAGTAAAAGTTTCAATACTGTTTTCATCAGTTTTTTTCAAAAGAAACAAATTGGTTTGGTTATGATTTTCATTCTCGTTTTCAGACTTGGAGAATCGCAATTATTAAAAATGCTTACTCCCTTCTTAATAGACGAAAAAGCCGTTGGCGGAATGGGATTAACAACCCAAGATGTTGGCATTATTTACGGTACTTTTGGAGTTTTATCGCTAGTCATTGGTGGAATTTTAGGAGGAATTGCCATATCTAAAAACGGATTAGGAAAATGGATGCTCCCAATGATATTGATGATGCATTTACCTATTATTGGTTTTATTTTGCTGTCTCATTTTCATCCTGAATCTATTTTTTACATTTATATAACTATAATAGTTGAGCAATTTGGATATGGTTTTGGTTTTGCTGCTTTTATGATGTTTCTGATTTACGTTGCTGAAGGCGAATCTAAAACATCTCATTATGCAATAGCAACCGGTTTTATGGCTTTAGGAATGATGCTTCCTGGCATGTTAAGTGGATATATTCAAGAATATCTAGGATATGCTAATTTCTTTATTTGGGTGTTTTGCGCAACTATTCCTGGATTAATTCTATCTCGCTTTTTGATATTCCCATCTGATTTTGGCAAAAAAGCAAAAATATAA